The following coding sequences are from one Leishmania donovani BPK282A1 complete genome, chromosome 3 window:
- a CDS encoding peter pan protein, putative yields the protein MGKTAKGSTAMPGKLDTTEADKRTPKSIIIYRGDVGVHVRSLMHEWRNVFLPWSSKKLHGKNKSLKDFLAVAATFSASHLQLFTAPSQGTSLRIMRFFNGPTLSFRVLSFTLHKEIVAKQRRPVAVDRAAWEVAPIVVLNNFTHPDLAHRAEVPLLMATFKALFPSLNVQTIQSSEIQRICLFHYDHVEHVVEVRHYYVNARTVGVTKTVKKLLENRRPTKLGTLESIDEVLDREDAWSDTDGEGEEVPLVQPFRQHREQCRVKLQEIGPRMTLQLSKVENGFAGGEVIYHRTEKKTLREVQVNASKVRARKTEKAKRRALQDENVRRKRQKREDRLERKRQRREAAAEAQQANPFEVAHGDGNGNGDGDGDGYVGGDEE from the coding sequence ATGGGCAAGACAGCGAAGGGCAGCACGGCGATGCCGGGCAAGCTGGACACAACCGAGGCAGACAAGAGAACACCCAAGTCCATCATCATCTACCGCGGCGATGTCGGCGTTCACGTGCGCTCGCTGATGCACGAGTGGCGCAATGTCTTTCTCCCGTGGAGCAGCAAGAAGCTGCACGGCAAGAACAAGTCGCTGAAAGACTTCCTCGCCGTAGCCGCCACCTTCAGCGCCTCGCACCTGCAGTTGTTTACAGCCCCATCACAGGGGACGTCGCTGCGCATCATGCGCTTCTTCAACGGCCCCACGCTGTCGTTTCGCGTGTTGAGCTTCACCCTTCACAAGGAGATCGTCGCcaagcagcgccgtcccGTGGCAGTCGACCGGGCCGCATGGGAGGTGGCGCCGATCGTCGTGCTGAACAACTTCACACACCCCGACCTGGCGCACCGCGCGGaagtgccgctgctgatggccACGTTCAAGGCACTGTTTCCATCGCTCAACGTGCAGACGATTCAGAGCAGCGAAATTCAGCGCATCTGCCTCTTTCACTACGACCACGTCGAGCACGTGGTGGAGGTGCGTCACTACTACGTGAACGCGCGCACCGTCGGTGTCACCAAGACAGTAAAGAAGCTCTTAGAAAACCGACGTCCCACCAAGCTAGGTACGCTGGAGAGCATCGACGAGGTGCTAGACCGCGAGGACGCCTGGTCAGACACGGAcggtgagggagaggaggtgccGCTTGTGCAGCCCTTCCGCCAGCATCGAGAGCAGTGCCGCGTGAAGCTGCAGGAGATCGGTCCGCGCatgacgctgcagctgagcaAGGTCGAGAACGGCTTTGCCGGCGGCGAGGTCATCTACCACCGCACCGAGAAGAagacgctgcgcgaggtgcagGTGAACGCGTCGAaagtgcgcgcacgcaagacggagaaggcgaagcgaCGCGCCCTGCAGGATGAAAACGTGCGGCGCAAGCGTCAGAAGCGCGAAGACAGGCTCGAGCGCAAGCGCCAACGTcgcgaggcagccgccgaggcgcagcaggcgaacCCGTTTGAGGTAGCACACGGGgacggcaacggcaacggcgatggcgacggcgacgggtACGTCGGTGGAGACGAAGAGTGA